Proteins encoded by one window of Pseudorca crassidens isolate mPseCra1 chromosome 3, mPseCra1.hap1, whole genome shotgun sequence:
- the ZNF672 gene encoding zinc finger protein 672, producing the protein MLAAASEAAAGRPYGCSECGKSFRYSSVLLRHERAHGGDSRFRCLECGERCAQAADLRAHRRAHAGQTLYICNECGQSFHHSGRLDLHQSAHRRRSRSCRCRACGRCFPHLPALLLHRRHWHPPELPRRCPLCPRAFRQSALRFHQARAHPWGTPAVPADTLHQCTQCPRAFRSGAGLRSHLRVHTARSPGDSTLRQPGTSDAHQCSMCGKSFGKSSTLTRHLQTHSGEKPFKCPECGKGFLESATLVRHQRTHTGEKPYACSDCGRRFSESSTLLRHRRSHQGERPHACATCGKGFGQRSDLVVHQRIHTGERPFPCTECGRCFSDRSDLTKHRRTHTGEKPYRCELCGKHFTCVSNLNVHRRNHAGHKPHKCPECGKAFSVGSKLALHRKTHLGERPAECAECGKCFSHSRSLSQHQRAHTRARAAAATAAAATEAKAGTALIFAGQAGQEKPGLFVSQLRKTC; encoded by the coding sequence ATGCTCGCTGCTGCCTCAGAGGCAGCAGCCGGCAGGCCTTATGGGTGCAGTGAGTGTGGAAAGAGCTTCCGCTACAGTTCGGTGCTGCTGCGGCATGAGCGCGCCCATGGTGGCGACAGCCGCTTCCGCTGTCTAGAGTGCGGCGAGCGCTGCGCACAGGCCGCAGACCTCCGTGCGCACCGACGTGCTCATGCGGGCCAGACGCTCTACATCTGCAATGAGTGTGGCCAGAGCTTCCATCACAGCGGCCGCCTTGACCTACACCAGAGCGCGCACAGGCGGCGCAGCCGCTCCTGCCGCTGCCGAGCTTGCGGCCGCTGCTTCCCACACCTCCCGGCTCTGCTGCTGCACAGGCGCCACTGGCACCCTCCTGAGCTGCCCCGCCGCTGTCCGCTGTGCCCTCGTGCCTTCCGCCAGAGCGCACTGCGCTTCCACCAGGCACGGGCACACCCGTGGGGGACACCGGCCGTGCCCGCTGACACGCTCCATCAATGCACTCAGTGCCCGCGGGCCTTCCGCAGCGGTGCGGGACTTCGGAGCCATTTGCGTGTCCACACGGCCAGGAGCCCTGGTGACTCCACACTTCGGCAGCCAGGCACTTCGGACGCACACCAATGTAGTATGTGTGGCAAGAGCTTTGGCAAGAGCTCCACACTAACGCGACACCTGCAGACGCACTCGGGTGAGAAACCTTTCAAATGCCCAGAGTGCGGCAAGGGCTTCTTGGAGAGCGCCACCCTGGTGCGCCATCAGCGCACGCACACGGGCGAGAAGCCCTACGCCTGCAGCGACTGCGGGCGCCGCTTCAGTGAGAGCTCCACGCTGCTGCGCCATCGGCGCAGCCACCAGGGAGAGCGGCCACACGCATGCGCCACGTGTGGCAAGGGCTTCGGGCAGCGCTCCGACCTTGTGGTGCACCAGCGCATCCACACAGGCGAGAGGCCCTTCCCCTGTACCGAGTGTGGCCGCTGCTTCAGCGACCGCTCGGACCTCACAAAGCACAGGCGCACACACACAGGCGAGAAGCCCTACCGCTGTGAGTTGTGCGGCAAGCACTTCACGTGCGTGTCCAACCTCAACGTGCACCGGCGCAACCATGCCGGCCACAAGCCCCACAAGTGCCCTGAGTGTGGCAAAGCCTTCAGTGTGGGCTCCAAGCTGGCACTGCACCGCAAAACGCACCTGGGCGAGCGGCCGGCGGAATGTGCGGAGTGTGGCAAGTGTTTCAGCCACAGCCGCTCCCTGTCGCAACACCAGCGGGCCCACACACGTGCTCGCGCCGCCGCAGCTACAGCTGCCGCTGCCACTGAGGCCAAGGCGGGCACTGCCCTCATCTTTGCTGGGCAAGCAGGACAGGAAAAGCCAGGGCTTTTTGTGTCTCAGTTGAGAAAGACTTGCTGA